Proteins encoded by one window of Elaeis guineensis isolate ETL-2024a chromosome 12, EG11, whole genome shotgun sequence:
- the LOC105055384 gene encoding two-component response regulator ORR6 produces the protein MMSLAREGSQGGRELHVLAVDDSSVDLAVIARLLRSSKHRVTTVDSGKRALELLDLEPNVNMIITDYWMPEMTGYDLLKKIKESSTLKEIPVVIMSSENVPNRISRCLEEGAEDFLLKPVRPSDVSRVCSRVM, from the exons ATGATGTCGTTGGCGAGAGAGGGTAGTCAAGGGGGGCGAGAGCTCCATGTTCTGGCGGTCGACGATAGCTCCGTCGACCTGGCGGTGATCGCCAGGCTTCTAAGGAGCTCTAAACACAGAG TGACAACTGTGGACAGTGGCAAAAGAGCATTGGAGCTCTTAGACTTG GAGCCAAATGTTAATATGATAATTACGGATTACTGGATGCCGGAAATGACAGGTTATGATCTCCTCAAAAAGATTAAG GAATCGTCTACGCTGAAGGAAATTCCAGTGGTTATCATGTCATCCGAGAACGTTCCAAATAGGATCAGCCG GTGTTTGGAGGAGGGAGCAGAGGATTTTTTGCTCAAGCCTGTCCGGCCGTCGGATGTGTCCCGGGTTTGCAGTCGTGTGATGTGA